In a single window of the Saccharothrix australiensis genome:
- a CDS encoding DUF1003 domain-containing protein — MPELPRRRLDQPRPPGRFRLALDPEAFGRFSERLARFLGTGKFLFWQTLIVFVWITLNLAAVSLRWDPYPFILLNLAFSTQAAYAAPLILLAQNRQDDRDRVSLEEDRARAAQTKADTEYLARELAALRIALGEVATRDYLRSELDRVFREQRRKALKDDPRWDDVPS; from the coding sequence ATGCCTGAGCTGCCGCGCCGCAGGCTCGACCAGCCGCGCCCGCCGGGCCGGTTCCGGCTCGCGCTCGACCCGGAGGCGTTCGGGCGGTTCTCCGAGCGGCTCGCCCGGTTCCTCGGCACCGGCAAGTTCCTGTTCTGGCAGACGCTGATCGTGTTCGTGTGGATCACGCTGAACCTCGCCGCGGTGTCGCTGCGGTGGGACCCGTACCCGTTCATCCTGCTCAACCTGGCGTTCTCCACGCAGGCCGCGTACGCCGCGCCGCTGATCCTGCTCGCCCAGAACCGGCAGGACGACCGGGACCGCGTCTCGCTGGAGGAGGACCGCGCGCGGGCGGCGCAGACCAAGGCCGACACCGAGTACCTGGCGCGGGAGCTGGCCGCGCTGCGGATCGCCCTGGGCGAGGTCGCCACGCGGGACTACCTGCGCAGCGAGCTGGACCGGGTGTTCCGCGAGCAGCGGCGCAAGGCGCTCAAGGACGACCCGCGGTGGGACGACGTGCCGTCCTAG
- a CDS encoding GNAT family N-acetyltransferase yields the protein MDGIAVRAARPGDVAAAAELRWRWAEEVHGTPDLALDEFTAGFTAWAARTGSSHRCLVAARCDRVVGMAWLAITPRVPHPRSFERGSGDLQCVYVRPSERGRGVGARLIGAALALARELGLERVTVHSSARAVSAYARGGFEVSPHLLQAETGRPGYAR from the coding sequence GTGGACGGGATCGCGGTGCGCGCCGCTCGGCCGGGTGACGTGGCGGCGGCGGCCGAGCTGCGGTGGCGGTGGGCGGAGGAGGTCCACGGGACGCCGGACCTGGCGCTGGACGAGTTCACGGCCGGCTTCACGGCCTGGGCCGCGCGCACCGGGTCGTCGCACCGGTGCCTGGTGGCGGCGCGGTGCGACCGCGTGGTGGGCATGGCGTGGCTCGCGATCACGCCGCGGGTGCCGCACCCGCGGTCGTTCGAGCGCGGGTCGGGCGACCTCCAGTGCGTCTACGTGCGGCCGTCGGAACGGGGTCGCGGCGTCGGCGCGCGGTTGATCGGCGCCGCGCTCGCGCTCGCGCGCGAGCTGGGGCTGGAGCGGGTCACGGTGCACTCCAGCGCGCGGGCGGTGTCCGCGTACGCGCGCGGCGGGTTCGAGGTGTCGCCGCACCTGCTCCAGGCCGAGACCGGTCGGCCCGGTTACGCGCGCTGA
- a CDS encoding magnesium transporter MgtE N-terminal domain-containing protein has product MVAVNRVFAAQLAGLPVFGPDGESIGKVRDLVIGLRVDRQPPRVLGLVLELATRRRIFVPMLRVTSIEPNAVTLATGSVNLRHFHQRTNEVLVVGQLLDARVRRDSGATAVLVDAAMEPSRTRDWRMTRVAVRERTGRLGRRGPVQVLRWEELSGLSVTELAGQPQGAQHLVAVFETMRAADVALALHSLPVKRRYEVAEALDDERLADVIEELGEEDQKDLLAHLDDERAADVLEAMDPDDAADLLAELPEGEKDRLLELMEPEESAPVKRLLEYSFDTAGGLMTPEPVVLAPDATVAEALAHVRNPDLTPALASMVFVCRPPTATPTGRYLGCVHIQRLLREPPSDLVAGVLDTDLATLGPDAALSDVTRYFAAYNLVCGPVVDESDHLLGAVTVDDVLDHLLPDNWRETGLTHA; this is encoded by the coding sequence GTGGTCGCCGTGAACCGGGTCTTCGCCGCTCAGCTCGCCGGACTGCCCGTCTTCGGGCCGGACGGCGAATCCATCGGCAAGGTCCGCGACCTGGTCATCGGCCTGCGGGTGGACCGCCAACCGCCGCGCGTGCTGGGGCTCGTGCTGGAGCTGGCGACGCGCCGCCGGATCTTCGTCCCGATGCTGCGGGTCACCTCCATCGAGCCGAACGCCGTGACGCTCGCCACGGGCTCGGTCAACCTGCGGCACTTCCACCAGCGCACCAACGAGGTGCTGGTCGTCGGCCAGCTGCTGGACGCCCGCGTGCGCCGGGACTCCGGGGCGACCGCGGTGCTGGTGGACGCCGCGATGGAGCCCAGCCGCACCCGCGACTGGCGGATGACGCGCGTGGCCGTCCGGGAGCGCACCGGGCGGCTGGGCAGGCGCGGCCCGGTGCAGGTGCTGCGGTGGGAGGAGCTGTCCGGCCTGTCCGTCACCGAACTCGCCGGCCAGCCGCAGGGCGCGCAGCACCTGGTGGCGGTCTTCGAGACGATGCGCGCCGCCGACGTGGCGCTGGCGCTGCACAGCCTGCCCGTGAAGCGGCGGTACGAGGTGGCCGAGGCGCTGGACGACGAACGGCTCGCCGACGTGATCGAGGAGCTCGGCGAGGAGGACCAGAAGGACCTCCTGGCGCACCTGGACGACGAGCGCGCCGCCGACGTGCTGGAGGCGATGGACCCGGACGACGCCGCCGACCTGCTGGCCGAGCTGCCCGAGGGCGAGAAGGACCGGCTCTTGGAGCTGATGGAGCCCGAGGAGTCCGCGCCCGTCAAGCGGCTGCTGGAGTACAGCTTCGACACGGCGGGCGGGCTGATGACGCCCGAGCCGGTGGTGCTGGCCCCGGACGCGACCGTGGCCGAGGCGTTGGCGCACGTGCGCAACCCGGACCTCACGCCCGCGCTGGCGAGCATGGTGTTCGTGTGCCGGCCGCCGACCGCGACGCCCACCGGTCGCTACCTCGGGTGCGTGCACATCCAGCGGTTGCTGCGCGAACCGCCGTCCGACCTGGTCGCGGGCGTGCTGGACACCGACCTCGCGACGCTGGGCCCGGACGCGGCGCTGAGCGACGTGACGCGGTACTTCGCCGCGTACAACCTGGTCTGCGGGCCGGTCGTGGACGAGAGCGACCACCTGCTGGGCGCGGTGACCGTCGACGACGTGCTGGACCACCTGCTGCCGGACAACTGGCGGGAAACGGGGCTGACCCATGCCTGA
- a CDS encoding O-methyltransferase translates to MDAPLREYVERYQPEDAVTAAARARGVGLGCASVGAAGGAVLRFLATALRAKAVVEVGTGAGVGSLYLLGGMPPAGVLTSIDAEPEHQRVARVAFAEAGVAVSRTRLITGRAPDVLPRLTDGAYDLVFVGAVGAGDARYLQEGVRLLRPGGVIAFDGVLRDGRVADPAHRDPDTVAARDVARAVREDDRLVPVLLPLGDGLLVAAKSP, encoded by the coding sequence GTGGATGCCCCGCTGCGCGAGTACGTGGAGCGCTACCAGCCCGAGGACGCGGTGACGGCGGCGGCGCGGGCGCGGGGCGTCGGGTTGGGGTGCGCGTCGGTCGGCGCGGCCGGCGGCGCGGTCCTGCGGTTCCTGGCGACCGCGTTGCGGGCGAAGGCCGTGGTGGAGGTCGGCACGGGCGCGGGCGTCGGCTCGCTGTACCTGCTCGGCGGCATGCCCCCGGCCGGGGTGCTGACCTCGATCGACGCCGAGCCGGAGCACCAGCGGGTGGCACGGGTGGCGTTCGCCGAGGCGGGCGTCGCGGTGTCGCGGACCCGGCTGATCACGGGCCGTGCGCCGGACGTGCTGCCGAGGCTGACCGACGGGGCGTACGACCTGGTGTTCGTGGGCGCGGTCGGCGCCGGGGACGCGCGGTACCTCCAGGAGGGCGTGCGACTGCTGCGGCCGGGCGGGGTGATCGCGTTCGACGGCGTCCTGCGGGACGGCCGGGTCGCCGACCCGGCGCACCGCGACCCGGACACGGTGGCGGCGCGCGACGTGGCGCGGGCGGTGCGCGAGGACGACCGGCTGGTGCCGGTGCTCCTGCCGCTGGGTGACGGGCTGCTGGTGGCGGCGAAGTCGCCTTAA
- a CDS encoding MarR family winged helix-turn-helix transcriptional regulator, translating to MPTRTELGVWRSFLRAHARLTRILEAELIAEQRLSLAAYDVLVQLAEAPQHRLRMTELADAVLLSRSGVTRLVDRLERAGLVLRERADGDGRGVVAVLTPLGLDRLRVASGTHLTGVVRHFAEVFSHAELEEFGRSCDRLSAEDT from the coding sequence TTGCCCACCCGAACCGAGCTCGGCGTGTGGCGATCCTTCCTCCGGGCCCATGCGCGGCTCACTCGGATACTGGAAGCCGAACTGATCGCCGAGCAACGCCTGTCGCTCGCGGCCTACGACGTGCTCGTGCAGCTCGCCGAGGCGCCCCAGCACCGCCTGCGGATGACGGAGCTGGCGGACGCGGTCCTGCTGTCGCGCTCGGGCGTGACCAGGCTCGTGGACCGGTTGGAGCGCGCGGGCCTGGTGCTGCGGGAGCGCGCGGACGGCGACGGTCGCGGTGTGGTGGCCGTGCTTACCCCGCTGGGGCTGGACCGCCTGCGCGTCGCGTCGGGCACCCACCTGACAGGCGTCGTGCGGCACTTCGCGGAGGTGTTCAGCCACGCGGAGCTGGAGGAGTTCGGCCGGTCCTGCGACCGGCTGTCGGCCGAGGACACCTAG
- a CDS encoding Mrp/NBP35 family ATP-binding protein, giving the protein MTQTLPTVDDVHKALAGVQDPEIRRPITDLGMVKSVSVTDGVVDVEVYLTVAGCPMRDKITADVTTAVSALDGVSSVRVALDVMSDAQRTELRKSLRGGVEEPVIPFAQPGSLTRVYCVASGKGGVGKSSVTVNLAVAMAARGLSVGVVDADIYGHSIPRMLGTDARPTQVEKMIMPPQSHGVKLISIGMFTPGNTPVVWRGPMLHRALQQFLADVFWGDLDVLLLDLPPGTGDVAISVAQLVPNAEILVVTTPQQAAAEVAERAGSIALQTRQRVAGVIENMSWLELPDGTRMDVFGSGGGATVAASLSQAVGAEVPLLGQVPLDQRLREQGDAGTPIVLAEPESTAAQVLTSVATKLSVRSRGLSGRLLNVSPAGR; this is encoded by the coding sequence GTGACGCAGACCCTTCCTACCGTTGACGACGTGCACAAGGCGCTGGCCGGCGTGCAGGACCCGGAAATCCGGCGCCCCATCACGGACCTGGGCATGGTGAAGTCGGTGTCGGTCACCGACGGCGTCGTGGACGTCGAGGTCTACCTGACCGTGGCCGGCTGCCCGATGCGGGACAAGATCACCGCCGACGTGACGACGGCCGTGTCCGCGCTCGACGGCGTGTCGTCGGTCCGGGTGGCGCTCGACGTGATGAGCGACGCCCAGCGGACCGAGTTGCGCAAATCGCTCCGCGGCGGCGTCGAGGAGCCCGTCATCCCCTTCGCCCAGCCGGGCTCGCTGACGCGCGTGTACTGCGTGGCGTCCGGCAAGGGCGGCGTCGGCAAGTCCAGCGTGACGGTCAACCTGGCCGTGGCGATGGCGGCGCGCGGCCTGTCGGTGGGCGTCGTGGACGCCGACATCTACGGCCACTCGATCCCGCGGATGCTCGGCACGGACGCGCGACCCACGCAGGTCGAGAAGATGATCATGCCGCCGCAGTCGCACGGCGTGAAGCTGATCTCGATCGGCATGTTCACGCCCGGCAACACCCCCGTCGTGTGGCGCGGCCCCATGCTCCACCGGGCACTCCAGCAGTTCCTGGCCGACGTCTTCTGGGGCGACCTGGACGTCCTGCTGCTCGACCTGCCGCCCGGCACGGGCGACGTGGCCATCTCCGTCGCGCAGCTGGTGCCGAACGCGGAGATCCTGGTCGTCACGACCCCGCAGCAGGCGGCGGCGGAGGTCGCGGAGCGGGCGGGCTCCATCGCGCTCCAGACGCGGCAGCGCGTGGCCGGCGTGATCGAGAACATGTCGTGGCTGGAGCTGCCCGACGGCACCCGGATGGACGTGTTCGGTTCCGGCGGCGGGGCGACCGTGGCGGCGTCGCTGTCCCAGGCGGTCGGCGCGGAGGTGCCGCTGCTCGGCCAGGTCCCGCTGGACCAGCGCCTCCGCGAACAGGGCGACGCGGGCACGCCGATCGTGCTGGCGGAACCGGAGTCGACCGCCGCCCAGGTCCTGACGTCCGTGGCGACCAAGCTGTCGGTCCGCTCGCGTGGCCTCTCCGGCCGCCTGCTCAACGTCTCCCCCGCCGGCCGCTGA
- a CDS encoding PhzF family phenazine biosynthesis protein, with product MLSYDVVDVFTDRAFAGNQLAVVHGADGLADAQLHALAREFGYSETAFPLPPTDPAADYRLRIFSPLGEMPFAGHPSIGTAWLLGRTGALPLGPVTQQTARGLHRVVVDAERATFTGDAPVVGDYLDPAPLVSALGLFLSDVDGHAEAGVAGAGLDFTFLPVRADAVARARPCADLTQVVVGRGVVPVAFAAGVAHVRMLRATGGEDPATGSAALALGVWLVDRGLLPPEGEHAVTVRQGAELGRPSTLDLSVTAAGGVATRVRVGGRVARVAEGRIRVP from the coding sequence GTGCTCAGCTACGACGTCGTCGACGTGTTCACCGACCGGGCCTTCGCGGGCAACCAGCTCGCGGTCGTGCACGGCGCCGACGGCCTGGCCGACGCCCAGCTGCACGCCCTCGCGCGCGAGTTCGGCTACTCGGAGACGGCGTTCCCGCTGCCGCCGACCGACCCCGCCGCCGACTACCGGTTGCGGATCTTCTCCCCGCTCGGCGAGATGCCGTTCGCGGGGCACCCGAGCATCGGCACGGCCTGGCTGCTCGGCCGCACCGGCGCGCTGCCGCTCGGCCCGGTGACCCAGCAGACCGCGCGCGGCCTGCACCGGGTCGTGGTGGACGCCGAGCGCGCCACCTTCACGGGTGACGCGCCCGTGGTCGGCGACTACCTCGACCCGGCCCCGCTGGTGTCCGCGCTCGGCCTGTTCCTGTCCGATGTGGACGGACACGCGGAGGCCGGTGTGGCCGGCGCGGGCCTGGACTTCACGTTCCTGCCGGTCCGGGCGGACGCCGTCGCGCGGGCCCGGCCGTGCGCCGACCTGACGCAGGTCGTCGTGGGCCGCGGCGTGGTGCCGGTGGCGTTCGCGGCGGGCGTCGCGCACGTCCGGATGCTGCGGGCGACCGGCGGCGAGGACCCGGCCACCGGCTCGGCCGCGCTGGCGCTGGGCGTGTGGCTGGTGGACCGCGGCCTGCTCCCGCCGGAGGGCGAGCACGCCGTCACCGTCCGGCAGGGCGCGGAACTGGGCCGTCCGTCCACTTTGGACCTGTCGGTGACCGCCGCGGGCGGGGTGGCCACCCGGGTCCGGGTCGGCGGCCGGGTGGCGCGGGTCGC
- a CDS encoding S1C family serine protease: MSEPQQGNGTPRSGVDDGAHRRLAPRPLHRPNVDPNQAAVFGRPAGVPGAFAERPPLNGHRGAGVQLSPPPPEALSTAFGRPRGTAELLQRPPLDVHGEPEVEPVFWEGKPAGDAWRDPGASAVIGPPAVTEEPAEKAEDVRSAPGPQLSVPELLFGRRVKPMGLALLMVAALLVGAAGGVVGWLLGKVDNPLTDGGVTLAEVQPGKERPVGSVSDIAKRVTPSVVSIEFKGANVAGVGSGVVIDGGGYILTNDHVVAPAVQDTSAKLTVVFTDGKRAIAQIVGRDPKTDLAVIKVQVDNPTVLQFGNSDELAVGDTVLAIGSPLSLSNTVTEGIVSALHRPVTAAGENGGPQITYDAIQTDAAINPGNSGGALVDSSGALVGINSSIRTETGGSVGLGFAISGNYARKISQALIRDGQVKHADMNVNVRSASAETAEGAQVQNVPEGGAAAAAGIQEADVITRVGDRTVRNAAELTVAVRNHEIGDTVPVVLARQGRELTLQVTLRSD; encoded by the coding sequence ATGAGCGAGCCACAGCAGGGCAACGGGACCCCCAGGTCCGGCGTGGACGACGGGGCGCACCGCAGGCTCGCACCGCGCCCCCTCCACCGCCCGAACGTGGACCCGAACCAGGCGGCCGTCTTCGGCCGCCCCGCAGGCGTGCCCGGCGCGTTCGCCGAGCGCCCGCCGCTCAACGGCCACCGCGGCGCGGGCGTCCAGCTCTCCCCGCCCCCGCCCGAGGCGCTGAGCACCGCGTTCGGCCGCCCGCGCGGCACCGCCGAACTGCTCCAGCGCCCGCCGCTCGACGTGCACGGCGAACCCGAGGTCGAGCCCGTCTTCTGGGAGGGCAAGCCGGCCGGCGACGCGTGGCGCGACCCCGGCGCGAGCGCCGTCATCGGCCCGCCCGCGGTCACCGAGGAGCCGGCGGAGAAGGCCGAGGACGTCCGCTCGGCACCGGGCCCGCAGCTCAGCGTCCCCGAACTGCTGTTCGGCAGGCGCGTCAAGCCGATGGGCCTCGCGCTGCTGATGGTCGCGGCCCTGCTGGTCGGCGCGGCGGGCGGGGTCGTCGGCTGGCTGCTCGGCAAGGTGGACAACCCGCTGACCGACGGCGGCGTGACCCTGGCCGAGGTGCAGCCCGGCAAGGAGCGCCCGGTCGGCTCGGTGTCCGACATCGCCAAGCGCGTCACGCCCAGCGTCGTGTCCATCGAGTTCAAGGGCGCGAACGTGGCCGGCGTCGGCTCCGGCGTGGTCATCGACGGCGGCGGTTACATCCTCACCAACGACCACGTGGTCGCGCCCGCCGTCCAGGACACGTCCGCCAAGCTCACCGTGGTCTTCACCGACGGCAAGCGGGCCATCGCCCAGATCGTCGGCCGCGACCCGAAGACCGACCTGGCCGTGATCAAGGTCCAGGTCGACAACCCGACCGTCCTCCAGTTCGGCAACTCGGACGAGCTGGCGGTGGGCGACACCGTGCTCGCCATCGGCTCGCCGCTGTCACTGTCGAACACCGTCACCGAGGGCATCGTCAGCGCCCTGCACCGGCCCGTGACGGCGGCGGGGGAGAACGGCGGCCCACAGATCACCTACGACGCCATCCAGACCGACGCGGCCATCAACCCCGGCAACTCGGGCGGCGCGCTGGTCGACTCGTCGGGTGCGCTGGTCGGCATCAACTCGTCCATCCGCACCGAGACCGGCGGCTCGGTCGGTCTCGGTTTCGCGATCTCCGGCAACTACGCCCGGAAGATCTCCCAGGCCCTCATCCGCGACGGCCAGGTGAAGCACGCGGACATGAACGTCAACGTCCGCTCGGCCTCCGCCGAGACCGCGGAGGGCGCGCAGGTCCAGAACGTCCCGGAGGGCGGCGCGGCGGCGGCGGCCGGCATCCAGGAGGCGGACGTGATCACGCGGGTCGGCGACCGGACGGTGCGCAACGCCGCGGAGCTGACGGTCGCGGTGCGGAACCACGAGATCGGGGACACGGTCCCGGTGGTCCTGGCGCGGCAGGGGCGGGAACTCACCTTGCAGGTGACGCTCCGGTCCGACTGA
- the tatB gene encoding Sec-independent protein translocase protein TatB, whose product MFENIGWVEILIIIVAGLFILGPERLPSAAAWVGRTIRQVREYATGARDQLKQEMGPEFDQLRKPLEDLRELRNFDPKRAITKHLWDDVPNGGTPRPNGSPKPNGFSTLHTTASTQEPPAAPPERERPLQQGERPPYDPDAT is encoded by the coding sequence GTGTTCGAGAACATCGGCTGGGTGGAGATCCTCATCATCATCGTCGCGGGCCTGTTCATCCTGGGCCCCGAACGCCTGCCTTCAGCCGCCGCGTGGGTGGGCAGGACCATACGCCAGGTGCGCGAGTACGCGACCGGCGCCAGGGACCAGCTGAAGCAGGAGATGGGCCCCGAGTTCGACCAGTTGCGCAAGCCCTTGGAAGACCTCCGGGAACTGCGCAACTTCGACCCGAAACGGGCCATCACCAAACACCTGTGGGACGACGTCCCGAACGGCGGCACGCCGAGGCCCAACGGCTCGCCGAAGCCCAACGGCTTCTCAACCCTGCACACCACGGCCTCGACGCAGGAACCACCCGCCGCACCGCCCGAGCGCGAACGCCCTTTGCAACAAGGCGAACGCCCACCGTACGACCCCGACGCGACCTGA
- a CDS encoding anti-sigma factor family protein — MTDLRGWGLPEQHLLPDAVVAFVDGELSASAHGRASAHLARCPFCAAEAYSQRQARSAVRAAETPSAPAGLLARLGAIPQEVDLPSAPDGLAVSEDGQLVTVQRPDRATFGSGPVLGQSRPFGTGSRFGGRRARQGAGVVVSGLMLGALALVVPGSEEPSPIPAQGSTPPLAPAVAPRLVDDARAQLKPVANTAPTGVVADTLPGR; from the coding sequence ATGACCGATCTGCGAGGTTGGGGACTGCCCGAGCAGCACCTGCTGCCCGACGCGGTCGTCGCCTTCGTCGACGGCGAGCTGTCGGCTTCGGCCCACGGCAGGGCCTCGGCGCACCTGGCGCGCTGCCCGTTCTGCGCGGCGGAGGCGTACTCGCAGCGGCAGGCGCGCTCCGCCGTCCGCGCGGCCGAGACGCCGTCCGCACCCGCCGGCCTGCTGGCCAGGCTGGGCGCGATCCCGCAGGAGGTCGACCTGCCCAGCGCGCCGGACGGCCTCGCGGTCAGCGAGGACGGCCAGCTGGTCACCGTGCAGCGGCCCGACCGGGCGACCTTCGGCAGCGGCCCGGTCCTGGGCCAGAGCCGCCCGTTCGGCACCGGTAGCCGGTTCGGCGGCCGTCGTGCCAGGCAGGGCGCGGGCGTCGTCGTGTCCGGGCTGATGCTGGGCGCGCTGGCGCTCGTCGTGCCCGGCAGCGAGGAGCCGTCGCCCATCCCCGCGCAGGGCAGCACACCCCCGCTCGCACCCGCCGTCGCGCCGCGGCTGGTGGACGACGCGCGGGCGCAGCTCAAGCCCGTCGCGAACACCGCACCCACCGGCGTGGTCGCGGACACCCTCCCCGGTCGCTGA
- the sigE gene encoding RNA polymerase sigma factor SigE, with protein sequence MPTQPYTATAPIDDTEWIVPTWDQVVRDHADRVYRLAYRLSGNQHDAEDLTQETFVRVFRSLASYQPGTFEGWLHRITTNLFLDMVRRRSKFRMEGLPDDAERLAGDDPSPEQVYTDTHLDPDLQAALDELPPDFRAAVVLCDVEGLSYEEIGATLGVKLGTVRSRIHRGRQALRAALERRRGLVQEDSA encoded by the coding sequence ATGCCAACGCAGCCGTATACCGCCACCGCGCCCATCGACGACACGGAATGGATCGTGCCGACGTGGGACCAGGTCGTCCGCGACCACGCCGACCGGGTGTACCGCCTGGCCTACCGACTCAGCGGTAACCAACACGACGCCGAGGACCTCACCCAGGAGACGTTCGTCCGGGTGTTCCGGTCGCTCGCGTCGTACCAGCCGGGCACCTTCGAGGGCTGGCTGCACCGCATCACCACGAACCTGTTCCTGGACATGGTGCGCCGCCGCTCCAAGTTCCGGATGGAGGGCCTGCCCGACGACGCCGAGCGCCTCGCCGGCGACGACCCGAGCCCCGAGCAGGTCTACACCGACACGCACCTCGACCCGGACCTCCAGGCCGCGCTCGACGAGTTGCCGCCGGACTTCCGCGCCGCAGTAGTGTTGTGTGACGTCGAAGGGCTCTCCTACGAGGAGATCGGCGCGACCCTCGGTGTGAAGCTGGGTACCGTGAGGAGCAGGATCCACCGGGGCCGCCAAGCCCTGCGCGCCGCACTGGAACGCCGTCGGGGTCTGGTTCAGGAGGACTCTGCATGA